In a genomic window of Saccharothrix sp. HUAS TT1:
- a CDS encoding ABC transporter permease, translating into MSTSLMNPSEAPSTVPPPRKRRRIPGWAVGALGVAGAVVLLSTTSYLTGVPQLTSTGTIQTAVRLALPILLAALGGLWAERAGVVNIGLEGMMIMGTWGAAWAGYQWGPWAALVAAAVFGALGGLLHAIATVTFGVNHIVSGVAINLLGAGLTKYLSTLIFFPLSNNPRESPAVSKFDTYSAAGLSDWLGELEAQQRVGLSDVAGILRGLVTGVSPLTMLAVLLVVGSYLVLWRTRFGLRLRSCGENPVAAESLGVNVYRYKYVAVIASGALAGIGGAALVLNPGQPGYLEGQVNGRGFIGLAAMIFGNWRPGGLLGGAALFGYADGLQLRSGGKTFLALVYGAVLLLVVIVVWQLVRRRWFAAAAGIVAAGALYAVYYSVDEVPSELTTYAPHLVTLIVLAVASQRLRMPAADGVVYRRG; encoded by the coding sequence ATGAGCACTTCGTTGATGAACCCGTCCGAAGCCCCTTCCACCGTGCCGCCGCCGCGCAAGAGGCGCCGGATCCCCGGTTGGGCCGTCGGCGCGCTGGGGGTGGCGGGCGCGGTCGTGCTGCTGTCGACCACGTCCTACCTGACCGGCGTGCCGCAGCTGACGTCCACCGGCACCATCCAGACCGCGGTGCGGTTGGCGCTGCCGATCCTGCTGGCCGCGCTCGGCGGCCTGTGGGCCGAGCGCGCGGGCGTGGTGAACATCGGCCTCGAAGGCATGATGATCATGGGCACGTGGGGCGCGGCGTGGGCCGGCTACCAGTGGGGCCCGTGGGCGGCGCTGGTGGCGGCGGCCGTGTTCGGCGCGCTGGGCGGGCTGCTGCACGCCATCGCGACCGTGACGTTCGGGGTGAACCACATCGTCTCCGGCGTGGCGATCAACCTGCTCGGGGCGGGCCTGACCAAGTACCTGTCCACGCTGATCTTCTTCCCGCTGTCGAACAACCCGCGCGAGTCGCCCGCGGTGTCGAAGTTCGACACGTACTCGGCCGCCGGGCTGTCGGACTGGCTCGGCGAGCTGGAGGCGCAGCAGCGGGTCGGGCTCTCCGACGTCGCCGGCATCCTGCGCGGCCTGGTCACCGGCGTGTCGCCGTTGACGATGCTGGCCGTCCTGCTGGTGGTCGGCAGCTACCTGGTGCTGTGGCGGACCCGGTTCGGGCTGCGGCTGCGCTCGTGCGGCGAGAACCCGGTGGCCGCCGAGTCGCTGGGCGTCAACGTCTACCGGTACAAGTACGTCGCGGTGATCGCGTCCGGCGCGCTGGCGGGCATCGGCGGCGCGGCCCTGGTGCTCAACCCCGGCCAGCCCGGCTACCTGGAGGGCCAGGTCAACGGGCGCGGGTTCATCGGCCTGGCGGCGATGATCTTCGGCAACTGGCGGCCGGGCGGGCTGCTCGGCGGCGCGGCCCTGTTCGGGTACGCCGACGGGTTGCAGCTGCGGTCCGGCGGCAAGACGTTCCTGGCGCTGGTCTACGGCGCGGTGCTGCTGCTGGTCGTGATCGTGGTCTGGCAGCTCGTGCGCCGCCGCTGGTTCGCCGCCGCGGCCGGGATCGTGGCCGCCGGCGCGCTGTACGCCGTGTACTACTCGGTGGACGAGGTGCCGAGCGAGCTGACCACCTACGCGCCGCACCTGGTGACGCTGATCGTGCTGGCCGTCGCGTCGCAGCGATTGCGGATGCCCGCGGCCGACGGGGTGGTGTACCGCCGTGGTTGA
- a CDS encoding cytidine deaminase, with product MVEVDWDLLRARAVEAAQAAYCPYSGLRVGAAAVCDDGRVVVGCNVENAAYGVGLCAECTLAGQFFLTGGGRLVALACRSGTGELLMPCGRCRQVIYELGGATCLVDTPSGVLPMTSVLPDAFGPEDLP from the coding sequence GTGGTTGAGGTGGACTGGGACCTGCTGCGGGCGCGCGCCGTCGAGGCCGCGCAGGCCGCGTACTGCCCGTACTCCGGCCTGCGGGTCGGCGCGGCGGCGGTCTGCGACGACGGCCGCGTCGTCGTCGGGTGCAACGTCGAGAACGCCGCGTACGGCGTCGGGCTGTGCGCCGAGTGCACGCTGGCCGGTCAGTTCTTCCTGACCGGTGGCGGCAGGCTGGTCGCGCTGGCCTGCCGCAGCGGCACGGGTGAGCTGCTGATGCCGTGCGGGCGGTGCCGACAGGTGATCTACGAGCTGGGCGGCGCGACCTGCCTGGTGGACACGCCGTCCGGCGTGCTGCCGATGACCTCGGTGCTGCCGGACGCGTTCGGACCGGAGGACCTGCCGTGA
- a CDS encoding ABC transporter permease, with product MGILRGKLLPPVLAILFSALLCGVALVVSGANPLRAFGVMLSQVGEGTTAVDIVNSTGTYYIAALAVAIGFQMNLFNIGVEGQYRVAAVVAAVVGGSIALPPGLHALVIILTAAVAGALWAAVPAILKVTRGVNEVISTIMMNGLALGLAAYLIGADVFGELRGNNIRTPEIPESGWVPGISLGSSGTVFGLVFLAVLLGVGYWVMMNRTRFGFELRASGESSTAAAAGGVNAKKMVLVAMLLSGAIAGLVSMPEILGRDHTYNLNFPAGIGFSGIAIALLGRNHPGGIAFGALLWAFLDKSGLALDNVGVPREIVTIMQGAIVLSVVVAYEVVRRFELAAQQRQVGRQLGTVDAA from the coding sequence ATGGGAATCTTGCGCGGCAAACTGCTGCCGCCCGTGCTGGCGATCCTGTTCTCCGCCCTGCTGTGCGGTGTGGCGCTGGTGGTGTCCGGCGCGAACCCGCTGCGGGCGTTCGGGGTGATGCTGTCGCAGGTCGGTGAGGGGACCACCGCGGTCGACATCGTCAACAGCACCGGCACCTACTACATCGCGGCGCTGGCGGTGGCGATCGGGTTCCAGATGAACCTGTTCAACATCGGCGTCGAGGGCCAGTACCGGGTCGCGGCGGTCGTCGCGGCCGTGGTCGGCGGCTCCATCGCGCTGCCGCCCGGCCTGCACGCCCTGGTGATCATCCTGACGGCCGCCGTCGCCGGCGCGCTGTGGGCGGCGGTCCCGGCGATCCTCAAGGTGACGCGCGGCGTCAACGAGGTCATCTCCACGATCATGATGAACGGCCTGGCGCTGGGCCTGGCCGCGTACCTGATCGGCGCGGACGTGTTCGGCGAGCTGCGCGGCAACAACATCCGCACCCCGGAGATCCCGGAGAGCGGCTGGGTGCCCGGCATCTCCCTCGGCTCGTCCGGCACGGTGTTCGGCCTGGTGTTCCTGGCCGTGCTGCTGGGCGTCGGCTACTGGGTGATGATGAACCGCACCCGGTTCGGCTTCGAGCTGCGGGCGTCCGGCGAGTCGTCCACGGCCGCCGCCGCGGGTGGCGTGAACGCCAAGAAGATGGTGCTGGTCGCGATGCTGCTGTCCGGCGCGATCGCCGGCCTGGTGTCGATGCCCGAGATCCTGGGCCGCGACCACACGTACAACCTGAACTTCCCGGCGGGCATCGGCTTCTCCGGCATCGCGATCGCGCTGCTCGGGCGCAACCACCCGGGCGGCATCGCGTTCGGCGCGCTGCTGTGGGCGTTCCTGGACAAGTCGGGCCTCGCGCTGGACAACGTCGGCGTGCCGCGCGAGATCGTGACGATCATGCAGGGGGCGATCGTGCTGTCGGTCGTCGTCGCGTACGAGGTGGTCCGCCGGTTCGAGCTGGCCGCGCAGCAGCGGCAGGTCGGTCGGCAGCTCGGAACGGTGGATGCGGCATGA